A single window of Plasmodium malariae genome assembly, chromosome: 8 DNA harbors:
- the PmUG01_08050400 gene encoding P-loop containing nucleoside triphosphate hydrolase, putative gives MRVFINNVNTYSGSCLCKTFDDINNEKTEIYGTVTDEYEGREDDDTITYSYENVKKVVSKVPKDNVITNILISDLSIFDIHNSNLEEIEYIIRKLKYAKVKKKIMFILISSIVTWNKTKRKFLKKKVEEQKRSSPYDSEKPKAMDNKGAVKMNHQSDEVVKRGNHNTISSNNNNSGSSNNSSSNINNSNNNNDSNINNDSNINNDSNVNNDSNVNNDSNVNNDSNVNNDSNVNNNISSSNNDGRNYSSSNNNTFEERKKTQYIYIPQLFTEKDYLKRIPSNIFEEYKTIETLVLSLNSIKNLSTYVIASGIQYGNGEDVFFPIFKNAWLSKDNEIIDIGDNYIPIIHIQGLCEYVKEVYLRKVSTRYLIAVDKEHITQKELIKTVASYISGNTNFSLVSAYNSIFMNNSEKLCLNLRFACTDLSDINHEEGVPKEGGLTKEKKRTANSRDSRARGKEDPSGEEEEEVEADEGEEAGDEEEEATEDEEEEATEDEEEEATEDEEEEATEDEEEEEREDEKEEKLEEDDSATDEADEEDDGNPQEDKSQKKSEKRKKATEGRTKYRHKKKKKNKQKEKEKSFIKFHCYDGFAKNIAILAKEFCEYRNLKSLKVLILGQPGVGKSFIAKKICEHYNLIMCSISLLIDECKKNNYNFPDYYKQYLNELEYEKNKKKKKNDKIKKLTLNDLSSLFYKKLENNECKFRGFVLDFFPRNYDEAKYFFETFAEVSQSIPALKREDSNDMRENNKTRRSKGGKEVERGENEGEGSEIGNGGRKNFDKDIDEEEDGVKEDEEDDGEEEDEEDDREEEDEEDDREEEDEEDDREEEDEAEDEMNKENDENNEENADNSYHSADSEGENGTSKGNSAGKKRNGKNNRRKKGRINKSKKGSRDRDRSIHIHKNKSERIQNVNNLVLPEFVIILKSTEELCRSRMMNLPEEEIIKGHNDESGFERRHKKYVEENCRNDYIQFDEKKIIEDYFVEREIEVFNVHINENSLLDDILTNIYIYIEKNKKFYNFLPSTDDMLRKKLNEQEKNLKSEKEKLKKTEEKIIGEEINKNDELIKAEKKRQQLLMEHQQQYIHNQSLPLRFYLIKNILPILTDALIYICKTKPKNPCLHIAEYLLENAHKYNVDESNTDALDSEHLDSEQKLKDSNK, from the coding sequence ATGCGAGTGTTTATAAACAACGTGAACACTTACAGCGGCAGTTGCCTCTGTAAAACTTTTGacgatataaataatgagaaAACAGAAATATATGGAACAGTGACAGACGAATATGAAGGAAGAGAAGATGACGATACAATAACATACAGttatgaaaatgtaaaaaaagtaGTATCAAAGGTACCTAAAGATAAtgtaataacaaatatattaattagtGATTTAAGTATATTTGATATACATAATAGTAATTTAGAAGAAATCGAATATATTATACGAAAACTCAAATATgcaaaagtgaaaaaaaaaattatgttcatTCTTATCTCTTCAATTGTAACATGGAATAAGACaaagagaaaatttttaaaaaaaaaagtagaagaACAAAAAAGGAGTTCACCTTATGACAGTGAAAAACCAAAGGCTATGGACAACAAAGGGGCAGTCAAAATGAATCATCAGAGTGACGAGGTGGTAAAAAGAGGGAATCATAATACtattagtagtaataataataatagtggtagtagtaataacagcagtagtaatattaataacagtaacaataataatgatagtaacattaataatgatagcaacattaataatgatagtaacgttaataatgatagtaacgttaataatgatagtaacgttaataatgatagtaacgttaataatgatagtaacgttaataataatattagtagtagtaataatgatGGACGGAACTATAGCAGCAGTAACAACAACACGTTCGAAGAGAGGAAGAAAACacaatacatttatattccCCAACTATTCACTGAAAAGGATTATCTAAAACGAATACcatctaatatatttgaagAATATAAAACTATTGAAACTCTTGTATTATCATTAAATTCTATTAAGAATTTAAGTACTTATGTTATTGCTTCTGGAATACAATATGGGAATGGGGAAGATGTATTTTTCcctatatttaaaaatgcttGGTTAAGTAAAGACAATGAAATAATTGATATAGGTGATAATTATATTCCTATTATTCACATACAAGGACTATGCGAGTATGTAAAAGAAGTGTATTTAAGAAAGGTCTCCACAAGATATCTCATAGCTGTCGACAAGGAGCACATTACTCAAAAAGAGCTTATTAAAACTGTAGCTAGTTATATTTCAGGAAATACTAATTTTTCCCTTGTCTCAGCctataattcaatttttatgaacaattcAGAAAAATTGTGCCTTAATCTAAGATTTGCATGCACAGATCTTTCTGATATTAACCACGAGGAAGGAGTACCCAAAGAAGGAGGTTTAACTAAAGAGAAAAAACGGACGGCAAACAGTCGCGATAGTCGTGCGAGGGGAAAGGAGGATCCGTCAGgtgaagaggaagaagaagtGGAAGCAGATGAAGGAGAAGAAGCGGGagatgaagaagaagaggcgacagaagatgaagaagaagaggcgacagaagatgaagaagaagaggcgacagaagatgaagaagaagaggcgacagaagatgaagaagaagaggagagagaagatgaaaaagaagagaaattGGAAGAGGACGATTCCGCGACAGATGAAGCAGATGAAGAAGACGACGGTAATCCACAAGAGGACAAAagccaaaaaaaaagtgaaaaacgGAAAAAGGCTACAGAGGGCAGGACAAAATACagacacaaaaaaaaaaaaaaaaacaaacaaaaggAGAAAGAAAAATCGTTTATCAAATTTCACTGTTATGATGGGTTCGCTAAAAACATTGCCATTTTAGCAAAAGAGTTTTGTGAATACAGGAATCTAAAATCTTTAAAAGTACTTATTTTGGGTCAACCTGGAGTGGGAAAGTCATTTAtagctaaaaaaatatgtgagCATTACAATTTAATTATGTGTTCTATTAGCTTATTAATAGATgagtgtaaaaaaaataattataattttccaGACTACTATAAGCAATATCTTAATGAGTTAGAgtatgagaaaaataaaaaaaaaaaaaaaaatgataaaatcaAAAAGTTAACCTTAAATGACCTTTCTTccttattttacaaaaaattagaaaataatgaatgcAAATTTAGGGGATTCGTTTTAGATTTCTTTCCTCGAAACTATGATGAAGCCAAGTACTTTTTTGAAACTTTTGCCGAAGTTTCACAGAGTATTCCAGCACTTAAGAGGGAAGATAGCAATGATATGagagaaaataataaaacgaGAAGAAGCAAGGGGGGAAAAGAAGTAGAGCGGGGCGAGAACGAAGGAGAGGGGAGTGAGATTGGTAATGGGGGGAGGAAGAATTTTGATAAGGACATCGATGAAGAGGAAGATGGGGTGAAAGAAGATGAAGAGGATGATGGGGAAGAAGAAGATGAAGAGGATGATAGGGAAGAAGAAGATGAAGAGGATGATAGGGAAGAAGAAGATGAAGAGGATGATAGGGAAGAAGAAGATGAAGCAGAAGATGAAATGAACAAAGAGAATGATGAGAATAACGAAGAAAATGCCGACAACTCCTACCATTCGGCCGATTCGGAGGGTGAAAACGGAACATCTAAAGGAAACTCCGCAggaaaaaaacgaaatggAAAGAATAATAGACGGAAAAAGGGAAGAATcaataaaagcaaaaaggGAAGTAGAGATAGAGATAGaagtatacacatacacaaaAACAAAAGCGAAAGAATACAAAATGTGAACAATTTAGTGCTTCCAGAATTTGTTATAATCCTAAAGTCCACAGAAGAGTTGTGCAGGAGTAGAATGATGAATCTTCCAGAAGAGGAAATAATTAAAGGGCATAATGACGAAAGTGGTTTTGAAAGAcgacataaaaaatatgtagagGAAAATTGTCGAAATGATTACATTCAGTTtgatgagaaaaaaataattgaagaTTATTTTGTAGAAAGAGAAATAGAAGTGTTTAATGttcatataaatgaaaattcatTACTAGATGATAtcttaacaaatatatatatttatatagaaaaaaataaaaaattttataactttCTACCCTCTACTGATGACatgttaagaaaaaaattgaatgaacaggaaaaaaatctgaaaagtgaaaaagaaaaattaaaaaaaacagaagagaaaataattggagaagaaattaataaaaatgatgaattaataaaagcagaaaaaaaaagacaacaATTACTTATGGAACATCAACAacaatatattcataatcaATCCCTTCCATTGagattttatttaattaaaaacatcCTCCCTATTTTAACTGATGCgttgatatatatttgtaaaacgAAGCCTAAAAATCCTTGTCTACATATAGCAGAATATTTGCTGGAAAACGCTCACAAGTATAATGTGGATGAATCTAACACCGATGCGCTCGATTCCGAACATCTCGATTCGGAGCAAAAATTGAAGGAcagtaataaataa